From Symphalangus syndactylus isolate Jambi chromosome X, NHGRI_mSymSyn1-v2.1_pri, whole genome shotgun sequence, the proteins below share one genomic window:
- the HAPSTR2 gene encoding HUWE1-associated protein modifying stress responses 2 has translation MEEQQKEGEAEVAEHWFSKWERQCLAEAEQEEQLPPELQEEAAAELAGLKSEKQKLWHLFQISATAVAQLYKDSGCQQQGLSMWDPFQNAAMAVTSLYKESGDAHQRSFDLGVQVGHQRRIKDVLEWVKKGRSTIRREDLISFLCGKVPPAPPPPRTPRTPPKPPTGVPSQAVATESSSSVDVDLQPFQEAIALHGLSGAMASISMRSGDSPQDSGVASSGRRKSSFLEDDLNPFDSEELALHLDSGGIRKRTSAQCSDGITDSPIQKRNRMV, from the coding sequence ATGGAGGAGCAGCAGAAGGAGGGCGAGGCCGAGGTCGCGGAGCACTGGTTTTCCAAGTGGGAGCGCCAGTGCCTGGCTGAGGCCGAGCAGGAGGAGCAGCTGCCCCCCGAGCTGCAGGAGGAGGCGGCTGCAGAGTTGGCAGGGCTCAAGAGCGAGAAGCAGAAGCTGTGGCACCTCTTCCAGATCTCGGCCACCGCCGTTGCTCAGCTTTACAAGGATTCTGGGTGCCAACAGCAAGGACTTTCCATGTGGGACCCCTTCCAGAATGCGGCCATGGCCGTGACCAGCCTCTACAAAGAGAGCGGGGATGCCCACCAACGAAGTTTTGACTTGGGTGTCCAGGTTGGCCACCAGCGTCGTATCAAAGATGTGCTGGAGTGGGTGAAAAAGGGCCGGAGCACCATTCGTCGCGAAGACTTGATTAGCTTCCTTTGTGGCAAAGTGCCCCCCGCTCCTCCTCCACCTCGCACTCCTAGGACACCCCCGAAGCCACCCACTGGGGTCCCCAGCCAGGCTGTGGCAACTGAGTCCAGCTCATCGGTGGACGTCGACCTGCAGCCCTTCCAGGAGGCGATCGCCCTGCATGGTCTCAGTGGTGCTATGGCCAGCATCAGCATGCGATCGGGCGACTCGCCTCAAGACAGCGGTGTCGCCAGCAGTGGGCGCCGAAAAAGTAGCTTCTTGGAGGACGACTTGAATCCCTTCGACTCAGAGGAACTGGCCCTCCACCTGGACAGTGGGGGGATCCGCAAGCGCACCTCGGCCCAATGCAGTGATGGCATCACAGACTCCCCAATCCAAAAGCGCAACCGAATGGTCTAA